From the genome of Bradyrhizobium sp. SZCCHNS1050, one region includes:
- a CDS encoding GFA family protein, whose amino-acid sequence MTHHGGCFCGAVRFQCTGEPINVRVCHCRNCQRATGAPFFARALFAHDALTITGETARFPSSDALDRMFCPRCGVRLFSWRRTRPVVGVALACFDDRNAFAPTEHIWVSEKMDWVQLSDGLPQFPENPA is encoded by the coding sequence ATGACCCACCACGGCGGCTGCTTCTGCGGCGCGGTGCGCTTCCAATGCACCGGCGAGCCGATCAACGTACGCGTCTGCCACTGCCGCAACTGCCAGCGGGCGACGGGCGCGCCGTTCTTCGCCCGCGCGCTGTTCGCGCACGACGCGCTGACGATCACCGGCGAAACCGCGCGCTTCCCCTCCTCCGACGCGCTCGATCGCATGTTCTGCCCGCGCTGCGGCGTCAGGCTGTTCTCATGGCGCAGGACGCGCCCGGTTGTCGGCGTGGCCCTGGCCTGCTTCGACGACCGCAACGCCTTTGCCCCGACCGAGCACATCTGGGTCTCGGAAAAGATGGATTGGGTGCAGCTCAGCGACGGCCTGCCGCAATTTCCGGAGAATCCCGCGTAG
- a CDS encoding SDR family NAD(P)-dependent oxidoreductase: MNHIDLTNRCAVVTGGAQGFGRAITERFKSSGAKVAIWDHDIALAEKTAQAIGPEVLALQVDVTDTKAVEGARDATLAAFGSIDILVNNAGIAGINKTVWETDLEEWRKVLRINLDGPFICAKAIVPVMLKQGYGRIVNIASIAGKEGNPNAAHYSASKAGLIALTKSLGKELAQHNITVNAVTPAAAKTAIFDQMTEAHINFMLSKIPKGRFVLVEELAALVSWLASEECSFSTGAVFDISGGRATY; the protein is encoded by the coding sequence ATGAACCACATCGACCTTACCAACCGCTGCGCCGTGGTCACCGGCGGCGCGCAAGGTTTTGGCCGCGCCATCACCGAGCGCTTCAAGTCGTCGGGCGCGAAGGTTGCGATCTGGGATCACGACATCGCGCTGGCGGAGAAGACCGCGCAGGCGATCGGTCCGGAGGTGCTGGCGCTGCAGGTCGACGTCACCGACACCAAAGCGGTCGAAGGCGCCCGTGACGCGACGCTGGCCGCGTTCGGCAGCATCGACATCCTGGTCAACAATGCCGGCATCGCCGGCATCAACAAGACGGTGTGGGAGACCGATCTCGAGGAGTGGCGCAAGGTGCTGCGCATCAATCTCGACGGTCCCTTCATCTGCGCCAAGGCGATCGTGCCGGTGATGCTGAAGCAGGGCTATGGCCGCATCGTCAACATCGCCTCGATCGCCGGCAAGGAGGGCAACCCGAACGCTGCGCACTACTCCGCGTCCAAAGCCGGCCTGATCGCGCTGACAAAGTCGCTCGGCAAGGAGCTGGCGCAGCACAACATCACGGTCAATGCGGTGACGCCCGCCGCGGCGAAGACTGCCATCTTCGACCAGATGACGGAAGCGCACATCAACTTCATGCTGTCGAAGATCCCGAAAGGCCGCTTCGTGCTGGTGGAAGAGCTCGCCGCGCTGGTGTCGTGGCTCGCCTCTGAAGAGTGCTCGTTCTCGACCGGCGCCGTATTCGACATTTCCGGTGGCCGCGCAACTTATTAG
- a CDS encoding LacI family DNA-binding transcriptional regulator, which translates to MGRKRIEPGKVRLTEVAALAGVSPITVSRFFRNPDTVSAGRRTRIESAAKELGYVPNLAARALASQRTEVIGVLIPSLTNNVFSDVLRGIYDAFEGSRYSIQLANTRYSVLQEERLLRLFLMQKPAGLIVTGLDQTAESRSIIQAADCPVVQIMELGANPIDMMIGFSHVDACFAAILHLLAQGCRRIGFIGARMDPRVQRRLQGYQNAMKEAGLFDPRLIVTAPVPTSTTMGGSLFSDLLMKAPDLDAVFCANDDLALGVLFECQRRHIAVPEQIAIVGFNDMEFMAAAVPTLTSVRTNRYEMGRRAATMIMDAVEGRPVAQRVVDLGFEVIERQSSTLQRAAASPQPASGRASGTKW; encoded by the coding sequence ATGGGACGGAAACGCATCGAGCCGGGCAAAGTCCGGCTGACCGAAGTTGCGGCACTGGCGGGCGTCAGCCCGATCACGGTGTCACGCTTCTTCCGTAATCCCGACACGGTCTCGGCCGGCCGCCGCACGAGGATCGAGAGTGCCGCCAAGGAGCTCGGCTATGTGCCGAACCTCGCCGCGCGCGCGCTCGCATCGCAGCGCACCGAAGTGATCGGCGTGCTGATACCGTCCCTCACCAACAACGTGTTCTCCGACGTGCTGCGGGGCATCTATGATGCGTTCGAAGGCAGCCGCTACAGCATCCAGCTCGCCAACACCCGCTACAGCGTGTTGCAGGAGGAGCGCCTGCTGCGGTTGTTCCTGATGCAGAAGCCGGCCGGCCTGATCGTGACCGGTCTCGACCAGACGGCGGAGAGCCGCTCGATCATCCAGGCAGCGGACTGTCCCGTCGTGCAGATCATGGAGCTCGGCGCCAACCCGATCGACATGATGATCGGATTTTCGCACGTCGATGCCTGTTTTGCAGCCATTTTACACCTTCTCGCGCAGGGCTGCCGTCGCATCGGCTTCATCGGCGCCCGCATGGACCCAAGGGTGCAGCGCAGGCTGCAGGGCTATCAGAACGCGATGAAGGAGGCCGGCTTGTTCGACCCGCGTCTCATCGTCACGGCGCCTGTTCCGACCTCGACCACAATGGGCGGCAGCCTGTTCTCCGATCTGCTGATGAAGGCGCCGGATCTCGACGCCGTGTTCTGCGCCAACGACGATCTCGCGCTCGGCGTGCTGTTCGAATGCCAGCGCCGGCACATTGCGGTGCCCGAGCAGATCGCGATCGTCGGCTTCAACGACATGGAATTCATGGCCGCGGCGGTTCCGACGCTCACCAGCGTGCGTACCAATCGCTACGAGATGGGTCGGCGTGCGGCGACGATGATCATGGACGCCGTCGAAGGCCGTCCCGTGGCGCAGCGCGTCGTCGATCTCGGCTTCGAGGTGATCGAACGGCAGAGCTCGACCTTGCAGCGCGCCGCCGCAAGTCCGCAGCCCGCGTCGGGGCGCGCTTCCGGAACAAAATGGTAG
- a CDS encoding IlvD/Edd family dehydratase: MTNSNGHAGNGADKSRKLRSQAWFNDPHNPGMTALYLERYLNYGLTRAELQSGKPIIGIAQTGNDLSPCNRHHIELAHRVREGIRAAGGIAMEFPTHPIQETGKRPTAALDRNLAYLGLVEILFGYPLDGVVLTTGCDKTTPACLMAAATVNIPAIVLSGGPMLNGWHEGQRTGSGTVVWKSRERLAAGEIGYEEFMEIVASSAPSVGHCNTMGTASTMNALAEALGMSLPGCAAIPAPYRERGQIAYETGTRIVDMVWEDLKPSDILTRKAFENCIVANSAIGGSTNAPIHINALARHVGVELDIDDWQKVGHDVPLLVNMQPAGFYLGEEFHRAGGVPAVIGELMRHKRIHEDVITVNGRSMGENCREAAKPDGDVIWSYDKPLVKDAGFLVLRGNLFDSAIMKTSVISKEFRDRYLSNPKDPNAFEGRAIVFEGPEDYHDRIDDEQLAIDEHCVLFIRGAGPIGYPGGAEVVNMQPPAALIKRGILSLPCIGDGRQSGTSGSPSILNASPEAAADGGLAILKTGDRVRIDLNKGSANILISDEELAKRRAELKAKGGFPHPANQTPWQELYRNTVGQQATGACMELATRYHNIAGTVGVARHNH; this comes from the coding sequence ATGACGAACTCGAACGGGCATGCCGGCAACGGCGCTGACAAAAGCCGCAAGCTGCGCTCGCAGGCGTGGTTCAACGATCCGCACAATCCGGGCATGACCGCGCTCTATCTCGAGCGTTATCTGAATTACGGCCTGACCCGGGCTGAGCTGCAGTCGGGCAAGCCGATCATCGGCATTGCCCAGACCGGCAACGATCTCTCGCCCTGCAACCGCCACCACATCGAGCTGGCGCACCGCGTCCGCGAGGGCATCCGCGCCGCCGGCGGCATCGCGATGGAATTTCCGACCCATCCGATCCAGGAGACCGGCAAGCGCCCGACGGCCGCGCTCGACCGCAACCTCGCTTATCTCGGCCTGGTCGAAATCCTGTTCGGCTATCCGCTCGACGGCGTGGTGCTGACGACCGGCTGCGACAAGACGACGCCGGCCTGCCTGATGGCCGCGGCGACCGTGAACATCCCCGCCATCGTGCTGTCGGGCGGCCCGATGCTGAACGGCTGGCACGAGGGTCAGCGCACCGGCTCCGGCACCGTGGTGTGGAAGTCGCGCGAGCGGCTCGCCGCCGGCGAGATCGGCTATGAGGAGTTCATGGAGATCGTCGCCTCCTCGGCGCCGTCGGTTGGCCATTGCAACACCATGGGCACGGCATCGACGATGAATGCGCTGGCCGAGGCGCTCGGCATGTCCCTGCCCGGCTGCGCCGCGATCCCCGCGCCCTATCGCGAGCGCGGCCAGATCGCCTACGAGACCGGAACGCGCATCGTCGACATGGTGTGGGAAGACCTGAAGCCATCCGACATCCTGACACGCAAGGCGTTCGAGAACTGCATCGTCGCCAACTCCGCGATCGGCGGCTCGACCAACGCGCCGATCCATATCAACGCGCTGGCGCGCCATGTCGGCGTCGAGCTCGACATCGACGACTGGCAGAAGGTCGGCCACGACGTGCCGCTGCTCGTCAACATGCAGCCGGCCGGCTTCTATCTCGGCGAGGAATTCCATCGCGCCGGCGGCGTGCCGGCCGTGATCGGCGAGTTGATGCGGCACAAGCGCATCCACGAGGACGTCATCACCGTCAACGGCCGCAGCATGGGTGAGAATTGCCGCGAGGCAGCGAAGCCCGACGGCGACGTGATCTGGTCCTACGACAAGCCGCTGGTGAAGGATGCCGGCTTCCTGGTGCTGCGCGGCAACCTGTTCGATTCCGCGATCATGAAGACCAGCGTGATCTCCAAGGAGTTCCGCGACCGCTATCTCAGCAATCCGAAGGACCCGAACGCCTTCGAGGGCCGCGCCATCGTGTTCGAGGGGCCTGAGGACTATCACGACCGCATCGATGATGAGCAGCTTGCGATCGACGAGCACTGCGTGCTGTTCATCCGCGGCGCCGGTCCGATCGGCTATCCCGGCGGCGCCGAGGTCGTGAACATGCAGCCGCCGGCGGCGCTGATCAAGCGCGGCATCCTGTCCCTGCCCTGCATTGGCGACGGCCGGCAGTCCGGCACCTCGGGCTCACCGTCGATTCTCAATGCGTCGCCGGAGGCCGCCGCCGATGGCGGGCTCGCAATCCTCAAGACCGGCGATCGCGTGCGCATCGACCTCAACAAGGGCTCGGCCAATATCCTGATCTCGGACGAGGAGCTTGCGAAGCGGCGCGCCGAGCTGAAGGCCAAGGGCGGCTTCCCGCACCCCGCCAACCAGACGCCATGGCAGGAGCTCTATCGCAACACCGTCGGCCAGCAGGCCACCGGCGCCTGCATGGAGCTTGCCACGCGCTATCACAACATCGCCGGCACCGTGGGTGTGGCAAGGCATAATCACTAG
- a CDS encoding sn-glycerol-3-phosphate ABC transporter ATP-binding protein UgpC, whose product MSSVQIRDVRKSFGGFEVLHGVTIPIEDGEFVVLVGPSGCGKSTLLRMLAGLENITAGTISIGERVVNNVQPKERDIAMVFQNYALYPHMTVADNMGFSLKLRGARPEDIKKGVARAAEILALTPLLDRYPRQLSGGQRQRVAMGRAIVRDPQVFLFDEPLSNLDAKLRVAMRTEIKELHQRLKTTTVYVTHDQIEAMTMADKIVVMHDGIVEQMGSPLDLYDKPDNQFVAGFIGSPAMNFLNGHLKSNGSVYVETENGARLPILTAPAASDGRPVVYGVRPEHLELASDGIEAEVVVVEPTGSETQIVARIGTQDIIAVFRDRHEVNPGEKIHLRPRASAAHLFDKDSGRRI is encoded by the coding sequence ATGTCGTCGGTGCAAATTCGCGACGTGCGCAAATCATTCGGCGGATTCGAAGTGCTGCACGGCGTGACGATTCCGATCGAGGATGGCGAGTTCGTCGTGCTGGTCGGGCCGTCCGGCTGCGGCAAGTCGACGCTGCTGCGCATGCTCGCAGGGCTCGAGAACATCACCGCCGGAACCATCTCGATCGGCGAGCGCGTCGTCAACAACGTGCAGCCGAAAGAGCGCGACATCGCGATGGTGTTCCAGAACTACGCGCTCTATCCGCATATGACGGTCGCCGACAACATGGGCTTCTCGCTGAAGCTGCGCGGCGCACGGCCGGAGGACATCAAGAAGGGCGTCGCGCGCGCCGCCGAGATTCTGGCGCTGACGCCGCTGCTCGACCGCTATCCGCGCCAGCTCTCCGGTGGCCAGCGCCAGCGCGTCGCGATGGGCCGCGCCATCGTGCGCGATCCGCAGGTGTTCCTGTTCGACGAGCCGTTGTCGAACCTCGACGCCAAGCTGCGCGTCGCGATGCGCACCGAGATCAAGGAGCTGCATCAGCGGCTCAAGACCACCACCGTCTACGTCACCCACGACCAGATCGAGGCCATGACGATGGCCGACAAGATCGTCGTGATGCATGACGGCATCGTCGAGCAGATGGGCTCGCCGCTCGATCTCTACGACAAGCCGGACAACCAGTTCGTGGCCGGATTCATCGGCTCGCCGGCGATGAACTTCCTCAACGGCCACCTGAAGTCCAATGGGTCGGTCTATGTCGAGACCGAGAACGGCGCCCGGCTGCCGATCCTCACCGCGCCGGCGGCCTCCGACGGCCGTCCTGTGGTGTACGGCGTGCGGCCCGAGCATCTCGAGCTCGCCAGCGACGGCATCGAAGCCGAGGTTGTCGTGGTCGAGCCGACCGGTTCGGAGACGCAGATCGTCGCCCGCATCGGCACCCAGGACATCATCGCGGTGTTCCGCGATCGCCACGAGGTCAATCCCGGCGAGAAGATCCATTTGCGCCCGCGCGCGTCGGCGGCGCATCTGTTCGACAAGGATAGCGGCCGGAGGATTTGA
- the denD gene encoding D-erythronate dehydrogenase has translation MHILVLGAAGMVGRKLVERLVRDGRLGDKAITRMTLQDIVAPSKPDTSIAVDTIAGDFAVPGFAEKLVAGRPDVIFHLAAIVSGEAELDFDKGYRINLDGTRMLFDAVRLIGDGYKPRLVFTSSIAVFGAPFPEAIGDEFVNAPLLSYGTQKAIGELLLADYSRRGFFDGVGIRLPTICIRPGAPNKAASGFFSNILREPLAGKEAVLPVSEDVRHWHATPRSAVGFLLHAATMDTAKIGPRRNLTMPGLSATVGEQIAALRRVAGDKVADRIKREPDPFIVGIVAGWPRNFEAKRARELGFTTEEKTFDDIIRIHIEDELGGKFVA, from the coding sequence TTGCATATTCTCGTTCTCGGCGCCGCCGGCATGGTCGGGCGCAAGCTGGTCGAGCGTCTCGTCCGCGACGGCCGCCTCGGCGACAAGGCCATCACTCGCATGACGCTGCAGGACATCGTCGCGCCGTCTAAGCCCGACACGTCCATCGCCGTCGACACCATCGCCGGGGACTTCGCCGTCCCAGGCTTTGCGGAGAAGCTCGTCGCCGGCCGTCCCGACGTGATCTTCCACCTCGCCGCGATCGTCTCCGGCGAGGCCGAGCTCGATTTCGACAAGGGCTACCGCATCAATCTCGACGGCACGCGGATGCTGTTCGACGCCGTCAGGCTGATCGGCGACGGCTACAAGCCGCGGCTGGTCTTTACCTCCTCGATCGCGGTGTTCGGCGCGCCGTTCCCCGAGGCCATCGGCGACGAGTTCGTCAATGCGCCGCTGCTCAGCTACGGCACCCAGAAGGCGATCGGTGAGCTCCTGCTGGCCGATTACAGCCGCCGCGGCTTCTTCGACGGCGTCGGCATCCGCCTGCCGACCATCTGCATCCGCCCCGGCGCGCCCAACAAGGCCGCCTCCGGCTTCTTCTCCAACATCCTGCGCGAGCCCTTGGCCGGCAAGGAGGCCGTGCTGCCGGTGTCCGAGGACGTCCGCCACTGGCACGCCACGCCGCGCTCGGCGGTCGGCTTCCTCCTGCATGCCGCAACCATGGACACGGCCAAGATCGGCCCACGCCGGAACCTGACCATGCCCGGCCTGTCGGCGACGGTTGGCGAGCAGATCGCAGCCCTGCGTCGCGTGGCAGGCGACAAGGTGGCGGATCGCATCAAGCGGGAGCCGGATCCCTTCATTGTGGGCATCGTCGCCGGCTGGCCGCGGAATTTCGAGGCCAAGCGGGCTCGCGAACTCGGCTTCACCACCGAGGAAAAGACCTTCGACGACATCATCCGGATTCACATTGAGGATGAGCTCGGTGGCAAGTTCGTGGCCTGA
- a CDS encoding sugar ABC transporter permease, which yields MSTIQTSLPRGAAVGEPSAWVRIKTNRNVIALWFMLPAAAFLILFLAYPLGLGVWMSFTDEKIGRSGVFVGVENYEWLWDDSIFWLSVFNTLLYTIVASAIKFAIGLYLALLLNRHMPFKAMIRAIVLIPFIVPTVLSAIAFWWIYDSQFSIISWSLIKLGIITQNINFLGDTNWARASVIIANIWRGVPFVAITLLAGLQTVSPSLYEAATLDGATSWQRFRFITYPLLTPIIAVVMTFSVLFTFTDFQLIWALTRGGPVNATHLMATLSYQRGIISGRLGEGAAIATAMIPFLMAAIAISWFGMQRRKWQQGSDQ from the coding sequence ATGAGTACCATTCAGACCTCGTTGCCACGAGGCGCCGCCGTCGGCGAGCCCTCGGCATGGGTGCGCATCAAGACCAACCGCAACGTCATCGCGCTGTGGTTCATGCTGCCCGCGGCGGCTTTCCTGATCCTGTTCCTGGCCTATCCGCTGGGCCTCGGCGTCTGGATGAGCTTCACCGACGAGAAGATCGGCCGCAGCGGCGTCTTCGTCGGGGTCGAGAACTACGAATGGCTGTGGGACGACTCGATCTTCTGGCTGTCGGTGTTCAACACGCTGCTCTACACGATCGTGGCGAGCGCCATCAAATTCGCCATCGGGCTCTATCTTGCGCTGCTGTTGAACCGGCACATGCCGTTCAAGGCAATGATCCGCGCCATCGTGCTGATCCCCTTCATCGTGCCCACCGTGCTGTCGGCCATCGCGTTCTGGTGGATCTACGATTCCCAGTTCTCGATCATCTCCTGGTCGCTGATCAAGCTCGGAATCATCACGCAGAACATCAACTTTCTCGGCGACACCAACTGGGCGCGCGCCTCCGTCATCATCGCCAATATCTGGCGCGGCGTGCCGTTCGTCGCGATCACCTTGCTGGCCGGCCTGCAGACCGTGTCGCCCTCGCTCTATGAGGCCGCCACGCTCGACGGCGCCACCAGCTGGCAGCGCTTCCGCTTCATCACCTATCCGCTGCTGACGCCGATCATCGCGGTCGTCATGACGTTCTCGGTGCTGTTCACCTTTACCGACTTCCAATTGATCTGGGCACTCACCCGTGGCGGCCCCGTCAACGCCACGCACCTGATGGCGACGCTGAGCTATCAGCGCGGCATCATCTCCGGACGGCTCGGCGAGGGCGCCGCGATCGCCACCGCGATGATCCCGTTCCTGATGGCGGCGATCGCGATCTCCTGGTTCGGCATGCAACGGCGCAAATGGCAGCAAGGATCCGACCAATGA
- a CDS encoding carbohydrate ABC transporter permease, which yields MTDTTLHAKAPTTAGTDESEGMSYLESLPRRLVTLYLPLFIILVVLLFPFYWMGLTSIKPDEQLIDMEKYNPFWVVHPTFKHISKLLFETQYPRWLWNTMYVAVGATTLSIFASVLAAYAIVRLRFKGADTVGVLIFFAYLVPPSILFIPLASVIQAYGLFDSPLSLILVYPTLLIPFSTWLLMGYFKTIPFELEECALIDGASRWQILVKIVVPLAVPGLISAFIFSFTLCWNEFIYALTFLQSTPNKTVPVAIVNEFVDGDIYKWGSLMAGALVGSLPLVILYAFFVEHYVSAMTGAVKE from the coding sequence ATGACCGACACCACGCTGCACGCCAAGGCGCCCACCACGGCCGGCACCGACGAATCCGAGGGCATGAGCTATCTGGAGTCGCTGCCGCGGCGGCTGGTGACGCTCTATCTGCCGCTGTTCATCATCCTCGTGGTGCTGCTGTTCCCGTTCTACTGGATGGGGCTGACGTCGATCAAACCCGACGAGCAGCTGATCGACATGGAGAAGTACAATCCGTTCTGGGTGGTGCATCCGACCTTCAAGCACATCTCCAAGCTGCTGTTCGAGACGCAGTATCCGCGCTGGCTGTGGAACACGATGTATGTCGCGGTCGGTGCCACCACGCTGTCGATCTTCGCTTCCGTGCTCGCGGCCTATGCGATCGTGCGGTTGCGCTTCAAGGGCGCCGACACCGTCGGCGTGCTGATCTTCTTCGCCTATCTGGTGCCGCCGTCGATCCTGTTCATCCCGCTAGCCTCGGTGATCCAGGCCTATGGGCTGTTCGACTCGCCGTTGTCCTTGATCCTGGTCTATCCGACGCTGCTCATCCCGTTCTCGACCTGGCTGCTGATGGGCTACTTCAAGACCATCCCGTTCGAGCTCGAGGAATGCGCGCTGATCGACGGCGCCAGCCGCTGGCAGATCCTGGTGAAGATCGTGGTGCCGCTCGCCGTGCCCGGCCTGATCTCGGCCTTCATCTTCTCGTTCACCCTGTGCTGGAACGAGTTCATCTACGCGCTGACCTTCCTGCAGTCGACGCCGAACAAGACCGTGCCGGTCGCCATCGTCAACGAGTTCGTCGACGGCGACATCTACAAATGGGGATCGCTGATGGCCGGCGCCCTGGTCGGCTCGCTGCCGCTGGTCATTCTTTACGCCTTCTTCGTCGAGCATTATGTGTCGGCCATGACCGGCGCGGTGAAGGAGTAG
- a CDS encoding ABC transporter substrate-binding protein: MAHFPTDRRSLLKGGATLLAAAATMSAEDLLGYAKAWAQTSPFKPEPGAKINMMRWKRFVEAEDVAFMKIVDAFQKANNVTINVSNESYDDVQPKASVAANTGQGLDMVWGLYTLPFLFSNKCVDMTDVADYLGKKCGGWTDSGKAYGMLDGKWIGIPVAATGGLINYRVSAAEKAGFKEFPKDLAGMSEFFKAMNKNGTPGGMALGHASGDANGWVHWALWAHGGNLIDKDNKVVINSPETAKALEYVKGLYDNFVPGTASWNDSSNNKAFLAGQLYATVNGISIYVTAKKEAPQIAEDMNHAHLPPGLDGKTREMHLGFPILVFNFSKYPQTCKAFTAFMLEPEQFNPWIEAAQGYLSHFLKAYDANPIWTVDPKNTPYRDVAATATTPAGVGKLGEAAAAAIADFVLVDMFANYCTGREDVKTAMASAERSAKRIFR; this comes from the coding sequence ATGGCTCATTTCCCCACCGATCGACGGTCTCTGCTCAAGGGCGGCGCGACCTTGCTGGCGGCTGCCGCGACCATGTCGGCCGAGGACCTGCTCGGCTACGCCAAGGCCTGGGCGCAGACCTCGCCCTTCAAGCCCGAGCCCGGCGCCAAGATCAACATGATGCGCTGGAAGCGCTTCGTCGAGGCCGAGGACGTGGCCTTCATGAAGATCGTCGACGCCTTCCAGAAGGCCAACAACGTCACCATCAACGTCTCCAACGAATCCTATGACGACGTCCAGCCCAAGGCCTCGGTCGCGGCCAATACGGGGCAGGGGCTCGACATGGTGTGGGGCCTCTACACGCTGCCCTTCCTGTTCTCCAACAAGTGCGTCGACATGACCGACGTCGCCGATTACCTCGGCAAGAAGTGCGGCGGCTGGACCGACTCGGGCAAGGCCTATGGCATGCTCGACGGCAAGTGGATCGGCATTCCCGTGGCGGCCACCGGCGGTCTCATCAACTACCGCGTCTCGGCGGCTGAAAAGGCCGGCTTCAAGGAGTTCCCGAAGGATCTCGCGGGAATGTCCGAGTTCTTCAAGGCCATGAACAAGAACGGCACCCCGGGCGGCATGGCGCTCGGCCATGCCTCGGGCGACGCCAATGGCTGGGTGCACTGGGCGCTGTGGGCGCACGGCGGCAATTTGATCGACAAGGACAACAAGGTCGTCATCAACTCGCCGGAGACCGCCAAGGCGCTCGAATACGTCAAGGGCCTGTACGACAATTTCGTGCCGGGCACCGCGTCGTGGAACGATAGTTCCAACAACAAGGCGTTCCTGGCCGGCCAGCTCTACGCGACGGTCAACGGCATCTCGATCTACGTGACCGCCAAGAAGGAGGCGCCGCAGATCGCCGAGGACATGAACCACGCGCATCTGCCGCCCGGCCTCGACGGCAAGACCCGCGAGATGCATCTGGGCTTCCCGATCCTGGTGTTCAACTTCTCGAAGTATCCGCAGACCTGCAAGGCGTTCACCGCCTTCATGCTGGAGCCGGAGCAGTTCAATCCGTGGATCGAGGCGGCGCAGGGCTACCTGTCGCACTTCCTCAAGGCCTATGACGCCAACCCGATCTGGACCGTCGATCCGAAGAACACGCCGTATCGCGACGTCGCGGCGACCGCGACCACGCCGGCCGGCGTCGGCAAGCTCGGCGAGGCCGCTGCGGCCGCGATCGCCGACTTCGTCCTGGTCGACATGTTCGCGAACTACTGCACGGGCCGCGAGGACGTGAAGACGGCGATGGCGAGCGCCGAGCGCTCGGCCAAGCGCATCTTCCGCTGA
- a CDS encoding SDR family oxidoreductase: MSDRLKGKRAFVTAAAAGIGRACAIAFARQGATVFATDIDENGLNTLKSEGIAEVATLDVRNTAAVNAMAERVGKVEILLNAAGFVHNGTILDCSDDDWDFSFDLNVKSMHRTIRAFLPKMLDQGGGAIVNIASAAGVFKAAPNRYVYGATKAAVAALTRSVAADFVGKKIRCNCICPGTIETPSMLGRAASAGPNGLEMFISRQPMGRLGTAEEIAHLAVYLASDESAFTTGVAHTIDGGWTL; the protein is encoded by the coding sequence ATGTCCGACCGTCTCAAGGGCAAGCGCGCCTTCGTCACTGCCGCCGCTGCCGGCATCGGCCGCGCCTGTGCCATTGCCTTCGCGCGTCAAGGCGCCACCGTATTCGCCACCGACATCGATGAGAACGGCCTGAACACGCTGAAGAGCGAAGGCATTGCCGAGGTCGCGACGCTCGACGTGCGCAACACCGCGGCCGTGAACGCGATGGCCGAGCGGGTCGGCAAGGTCGAGATCCTGCTCAATGCCGCCGGCTTCGTGCATAACGGCACAATCCTCGACTGCTCCGACGACGACTGGGATTTCTCGTTCGATCTGAACGTCAAGTCGATGCATCGCACGATCCGCGCCTTCCTGCCGAAGATGCTCGATCAGGGCGGCGGCGCCATCGTCAACATCGCCTCCGCCGCGGGCGTGTTCAAGGCGGCACCGAACCGCTACGTCTACGGTGCGACCAAGGCAGCCGTGGCGGCGCTGACGCGCTCGGTCGCAGCCGATTTCGTCGGCAAGAAGATCCGCTGCAACTGCATCTGCCCGGGCACGATCGAAACGCCCTCGATGCTGGGACGCGCGGCCTCGGCCGGCCCGAACGGGCTGGAGATGTTCATCTCGCGCCAGCCGATGGGCCGGCTCGGCACGGCGGAGGAGATCGCCCATCTCGCGGTCTATCTTGCCAGCGACGAGAGCGCGTTCACGACCGGCGTCGCGCATACCATCGACGGCGGCTGGACGCTGTAG